The following are encoded in a window of Telmatobacter sp. DSM 110680 genomic DNA:
- the dpdG gene encoding protein DpdG codes for MSIITTIPAVPSRLFSIYAALSDSADGELRDQLEAWSTPPSLATRGSGDEDEAESSLFISALQEARRLGIVDERDGRLRIVESAREGKKRKDREADFRADLCKVLFDPVRAGQAEHGAFMLALSWFLSKNPLEPLNFSEAPQEMLRKELGENRDKTELTNQSRYQNFLYWARYLGFATFVGFDTVRRVFPDPTRAIAGVLPKIFGEAPLLEIESFLSALSEIFPVFEGGTARGVLDGMRTEPFDNSDRLSIATSLALQRLADRREIGLEAVADARGRILDFGVGTKRISRIRRGGAE; via the coding sequence ATGAGTATCATTACCACAATTCCGGCCGTGCCCAGTCGCCTGTTCAGCATCTACGCCGCGCTGTCTGATAGCGCCGATGGCGAACTTCGTGACCAGCTCGAGGCGTGGTCAACGCCGCCGTCGCTCGCCACCCGTGGAAGTGGAGACGAAGACGAAGCGGAGAGTTCACTTTTCATCAGTGCCCTTCAGGAGGCTCGCCGGCTTGGAATCGTGGACGAAAGAGACGGCCGCCTGCGAATTGTGGAGAGTGCGCGAGAGGGGAAGAAGAGAAAGGATCGCGAGGCAGATTTCCGTGCCGACCTGTGCAAAGTTCTCTTTGATCCAGTGCGGGCGGGCCAAGCCGAGCACGGGGCGTTTATGTTAGCCCTCTCATGGTTCCTCTCCAAGAATCCGCTCGAACCGCTGAATTTCTCCGAGGCACCGCAGGAAATGTTGCGTAAAGAACTTGGAGAGAACAGAGACAAGACCGAGCTAACGAACCAAAGTCGCTATCAAAACTTTCTTTACTGGGCGCGTTATCTAGGGTTCGCGACATTTGTCGGCTTTGATACGGTGCGTCGCGTCTTTCCTGATCCTACGCGCGCAATCGCAGGAGTATTGCCGAAAATCTTTGGCGAGGCCCCGCTGCTGGAAATTGAGTCTTTTCTTTCAGCCCTCAGCGAAATTTTCCCGGTGTTCGAAGGTGGAACTGCCCGCGGAGTGCTAGATGGAATGCGAACTGAACCATTCGACAATTCGGATCGCCTCTCGATTGCTACGAGTCTGGCACTCCAACGTTTGGCCGACCGTCGCGAGATAGGCCTAGAGGCAGTCGCGGACGCGCGTGGGCGAATTCTTGACTTTGGAGTAGGGACCAAACGCATTAGTCGAATTCGACGGGGAGGGGCTGAATGA
- the dpdJ gene encoding protein DpdJ, with amino-acid sequence MPITAEQLALLDSIEALEMRSLEWGYTAGGLSQEDALALCPDTDRADDTLEALIEAKLVFELMGSSGDRRYRSRFAEMMRLLAANRQLFPNRPWQGAPRLVADFRVDRRPRRFPRRKRLPSQILEMHEAVIAPTALRRAIWDALTKRLAKGLAAFQERATIRIAQEGDDGATIVTAGTGSGKTIAFYLPAMLAIGEAINSEPWVKVLAIYPRLELLKDQFGEAFRMAREIDIVLETHQRRPIRIGALFSATPNQANGSALNDKHWARHGRDWICPWMRCPSCRAEMLWRSVDLEASRERLYCARPGCGYEAKESHIVLTRQRIQKEPPDILFTTTEILNQRLSDHWTRGVFGVGTTRKPFLALLDEVHTYEGTSGAQAALTLRRWRYLLGAPVKWVGLSATLGDAARFFSDLTGAAIERVVEVTPTTDEYDQSGAEYQVLLRGDPSTRASLLSTTIQTSMLVSRVLDPPASTNSIGAFGRRAFLFTDDLDVTNRLYDDLRDAEAYSIFGQPDMRRQPLAALRAAGADDRVRDLEGQRWRLCEDIGHSLNRRLVIGRTTSQDAGVEQGTNIVVATAALEVGFNDIEVGAVIQHKSPRGMASFLQRKGRAGRTREMRPIMLTILSDYGRDRAFYQSYERLFDPMLEPQRLPIRNPYVLKMQATFALFDWLSNQSSGAEKAWAWDFLSRPLESGSPAVAKVINRVKTKLTQLVQGDGKAITSLREHLMGALCIDEEVAQTLLWEAPRSLLLEAVPTLVRRLFRNWSLAFPSPELTLDFYEPFHPLPDFVPQNLFSDLSLPEVRVLIPPATVNHEWRTESMPIFQALGQLVPGRVTRRFAHERGGLSHWVRVDPTRPLQSRKISEYAEEHEFVGEFAARFNDASDAAQFLVYRPWTVRLAKADRTEALPTSNARLSWLTDIVANGNPLCVPVPPRSPWRTYVEKVHFFLHRFRASVGVRRFSHTAKANIRTLQAELPVTLNFRSDDDRPAAIGFELEVDGIRLDLVMPTGEQVGASRLSLALLASSRQAYLRQRFRENVELPEDLNVFQRDWLFQILSSSLLADAASTNRSMQDVAASLLSDERIDFTFQTVMDELFAVSSVTLPDDEENAGEEDEEPPASDLASPPSSGGGGRLQQGLALHVARPEVRAALRAVAREFDQVDATAFDQWLRRLTLETVGESMLQACIAAAPRYATFDNLLVDVRDDRESGVATIWITETTLGGAGVLEAFAERFSNEPRVFFDAVEAALAPTDLELVDSGLRRILFLANTDPEVGGGIAQLRATDSHVRRAQLWQGLSATMAKRGGVDLSHALVVSLNNRLLRAGAGPDLDQILLELYGYWDELQHRFELAIGLREFAFICSRREFWRDRIRSFLDATVPAEAVSTISILAAITTLLWPREAEVRLTSLQSYNPFREVRATDPAVVRHLLVDHSLVTVELGDPDWRIQLDSAFAATGTCRLAAPADRAGQLRAALVRLSATPVDVGVLQFFPVIARVEQFGGRILANLTLREHS; translated from the coding sequence ATGCCGATAACTGCTGAGCAATTGGCGCTGCTTGATTCGATCGAAGCTTTGGAGATGCGCTCGCTCGAATGGGGCTACACCGCTGGTGGTCTTAGTCAGGAAGATGCTCTCGCGCTATGTCCTGACACGGACCGCGCGGACGACACGCTCGAGGCCCTGATCGAAGCAAAGTTGGTGTTCGAGTTGATGGGCAGCAGCGGTGATCGGCGATATCGTTCGAGGTTCGCCGAGATGATGAGACTTCTCGCTGCCAATCGCCAGCTTTTCCCAAACCGACCGTGGCAGGGTGCACCTAGGCTGGTCGCAGATTTTAGAGTCGATCGCCGCCCTCGCCGTTTCCCCCGCCGCAAGCGACTCCCATCGCAAATTCTAGAAATGCACGAGGCTGTCATTGCGCCAACAGCACTTCGGCGAGCAATCTGGGATGCGTTGACCAAACGACTGGCAAAAGGGCTCGCTGCCTTTCAGGAACGCGCCACCATTCGGATCGCACAAGAGGGCGACGACGGAGCCACGATTGTCACGGCGGGAACAGGAAGTGGAAAGACGATTGCTTTTTACTTGCCGGCCATGCTCGCCATCGGCGAGGCCATCAACTCTGAGCCTTGGGTTAAAGTACTTGCGATCTATCCACGCCTAGAACTACTCAAAGATCAGTTTGGCGAAGCCTTTCGCATGGCACGAGAGATTGATATTGTCTTAGAAACTCATCAGCGCCGACCGATTCGAATTGGTGCTCTCTTTAGCGCGACTCCGAACCAAGCGAATGGTAGCGCGCTCAACGATAAACATTGGGCACGACATGGTCGGGATTGGATTTGTCCTTGGATGCGCTGTCCATCGTGCCGGGCAGAGATGCTTTGGCGAAGCGTTGATTTGGAAGCATCCCGAGAGAGACTCTATTGCGCACGCCCTGGTTGCGGTTACGAGGCTAAAGAGAGCCATATTGTCCTCACTCGTCAACGAATTCAGAAAGAGCCACCCGATATTCTCTTTACCACTACGGAGATCCTCAACCAGCGTCTCTCCGACCATTGGACGCGCGGTGTGTTCGGTGTCGGCACCACGCGTAAGCCGTTTCTCGCTCTTCTTGACGAGGTTCATACCTACGAGGGGACAAGCGGTGCCCAAGCGGCCTTGACGTTGAGGCGCTGGAGATATCTTCTCGGTGCACCTGTCAAATGGGTGGGTCTCTCAGCCACTCTGGGAGATGCTGCGCGCTTTTTCTCGGACCTTACTGGCGCCGCCATCGAGCGAGTGGTGGAGGTGACACCAACCACCGACGAGTATGACCAGAGTGGCGCAGAGTATCAGGTACTGCTTCGCGGGGATCCATCCACTCGAGCATCGCTCCTGTCCACCACGATTCAGACATCCATGCTTGTTTCCCGAGTGCTCGATCCTCCAGCATCCACAAATTCGATTGGTGCTTTCGGGCGTCGCGCGTTTCTTTTTACCGATGACCTCGACGTGACGAATCGCCTCTACGACGATTTGCGCGATGCTGAAGCTTATTCAATATTTGGTCAGCCCGACATGCGGCGACAACCCCTGGCGGCTCTTCGAGCGGCGGGTGCCGATGATCGTGTTCGCGATCTAGAAGGCCAGCGGTGGCGACTGTGCGAAGACATCGGCCACAGCCTTAACCGGCGCCTCGTGATCGGGCGAACCACTTCGCAAGATGCTGGGGTTGAACAAGGGACAAACATCGTTGTAGCGACGGCTGCGTTAGAGGTTGGCTTCAATGATATCGAAGTGGGTGCGGTGATCCAGCACAAATCTCCGCGTGGGATGGCGTCCTTTCTTCAACGGAAGGGTCGCGCCGGCCGCACTCGCGAGATGCGGCCGATCATGCTGACGATTCTGTCAGACTACGGCCGCGATCGCGCGTTTTACCAGTCCTATGAACGGCTATTCGATCCGATGCTCGAACCGCAACGGCTGCCCATCCGCAATCCATATGTCCTAAAGATGCAGGCCACCTTCGCTCTATTCGACTGGCTTTCGAATCAATCTTCGGGGGCAGAAAAAGCCTGGGCCTGGGATTTTTTGAGCCGACCATTGGAGTCGGGAAGTCCCGCAGTGGCCAAGGTCATCAATCGGGTTAAGACTAAACTCACGCAACTCGTTCAAGGCGACGGAAAGGCGATTACGAGCCTCCGAGAGCATCTGATGGGAGCTCTCTGCATTGACGAAGAAGTGGCTCAAACTCTCCTATGGGAGGCACCCCGCTCTCTGTTGCTGGAAGCTGTGCCAACGTTGGTTAGACGTCTGTTTCGGAACTGGAGCCTTGCATTTCCTAGCCCCGAACTGACTTTGGATTTCTATGAGCCCTTTCACCCACTTCCGGACTTCGTGCCGCAAAACCTATTTAGCGACTTGAGCCTTCCGGAGGTGCGAGTGTTGATTCCTCCAGCAACGGTCAATCACGAGTGGCGGACCGAGTCGATGCCGATATTTCAAGCGCTCGGACAACTGGTCCCTGGCCGCGTAACGCGACGATTCGCCCACGAGCGAGGGGGACTCTCGCATTGGGTCCGTGTCGATCCGACACGGCCGCTGCAGTCGCGGAAAATCAGTGAGTATGCCGAAGAGCATGAATTCGTGGGCGAATTTGCCGCTCGGTTTAACGACGCGTCCGATGCGGCACAATTTCTTGTCTATCGGCCTTGGACGGTGCGTCTCGCCAAAGCGGATAGAACCGAGGCCCTTCCGACTAGCAATGCACGCCTTAGTTGGCTCACTGATATTGTCGCCAATGGAAATCCGCTATGTGTACCCGTACCGCCGCGGTCACCTTGGCGCACCTACGTCGAAAAGGTGCATTTTTTCCTTCACCGCTTTCGAGCGAGTGTAGGGGTCCGACGTTTTTCGCATACTGCGAAAGCAAATATTCGAACTCTCCAAGCTGAACTTCCCGTCACCCTCAACTTTCGGAGCGACGATGACCGGCCTGCAGCGATTGGATTCGAACTCGAGGTGGATGGCATTCGACTTGACCTGGTCATGCCCACCGGAGAGCAGGTTGGAGCAAGCAGGCTTTCTCTGGCATTGTTAGCCAGTTCGCGGCAGGCGTATTTACGTCAACGCTTCCGCGAAAATGTCGAACTACCCGAAGACCTGAACGTATTCCAGCGTGATTGGCTATTTCAAATCCTTAGCTCCTCACTCTTAGCGGACGCTGCCAGCACCAATAGAAGCATGCAAGACGTGGCCGCTAGTCTCCTCTCTGACGAGCGGATCGATTTCACTTTTCAAACGGTGATGGATGAGTTGTTTGCCGTCTCGTCCGTAACCCTGCCTGATGACGAAGAAAATGCCGGTGAGGAAGACGAAGAGCCCCCTGCGAGTGATTTGGCAAGTCCACCAAGCTCCGGCGGAGGAGGCCGCCTACAACAAGGTCTCGCTCTACACGTCGCTCGTCCAGAGGTTCGTGCGGCATTAAGGGCCGTTGCCCGCGAGTTCGATCAAGTTGACGCAACAGCATTCGACCAGTGGCTTCGAAGGCTAACTCTCGAAACAGTGGGTGAGTCGATGCTCCAAGCTTGCATCGCTGCCGCGCCTCGGTATGCAACCTTCGACAATTTACTCGTGGACGTTCGTGACGATAGGGAGAGTGGCGTCGCCACCATCTGGATTACGGAGACTACTCTTGGTGGCGCAGGGGTACTGGAAGCGTTTGCGGAGCGTTTCTCGAACGAACCGCGTGTCTTCTTCGATGCAGTAGAAGCCGCATTGGCACCAACTGATCTGGAACTTGTCGATAGTGGCTTGCGTCGAATTCTGTTCCTTGCAAATACCGATCCGGAGGTGGGCGGTGGAATTGCTCAACTGCGCGCCACGGACTCACATGTCCGCCGTGCGCAACTGTGGCAAGGCCTGTCGGCGACGATGGCGAAGCGTGGCGGCGTCGATCTTAGTCACGCCTTGGTCGTCTCGCTGAATAACCGCTTGCTTCGCGCGGGAGCTGGACCGGACCTCGACCAAATTCTCCTCGAATTGTATGGGTACTGGGATGAGTTGCAACATCGGTTCGAACTAGCCATCGGTTTACGCGAATTCGCATTTATCTGCAGCCGAAGAGAATTCTGGCGAGACAGAATACGTTCATTTCTCGACGCAACCGTGCCAGCGGAGGCCGTATCGACAATCAGCATTCTTGCAGCGATCACAACCCTGCTCTGGCCTAGAGAGGCTGAAGTGCGCTTGACCAGTTTGCAATCATATAACCCCTTCCGTGAAGTGCGGGCGACCGATCCTGCTGTCGTTCGTCATCTCCTCGTCGATCATTCCTTGGTGACGGTGGAACTAGGTGATCCTGATTGGCGAATTCAACTTGATTCTGCATTTGCGGCCACAGGCACATGTCGACTTGCTGCACCTGCCGATCGGGCAGGGCAATTAAGAGCAGCGTTAGTCCGGTTGTCGGCGACACCTGTTGATGTAGGCGTCCTCCAATTCTTTCCCGTGATCGCTCGGGTGGAGCAATTTGGCGGTCGAATCTTAGCAAACCTCACGCTCAGGGAGCATTCATGA
- the dpdH gene encoding protein DpdH, producing MMRNYLCWDPAAVRRVINPFAEHMPDSLFRAVHSDWDLRVTPPVGKSFQEITDSAWAEMKPADFLRDFLREERPHSLAAILGETGSGKSHLVHWMRLNVREDEKRMILVVRKSGTSLRAIVRDIIGRLPADQQQSFLDTFNAAGDGVMSRENRKHELLNHLAQAIREDQVPRNASELEAALVLSLPHLLQDPYMRKQHFLRDDRVIGAIVDHIFADSNAKNRPDRRQLFSAEDLELGGMDFVNATRLAKDAIDLVELNRAENLPIAIDIINRNLDPAVARTLSFSGDRVEELMARLRTYLKTQDRELILLVEEFARLQGIDRALLQAITSQGDERQCRMRTAIAVSTGFFQSVAATAYMRTTHIVDMDRSAGHAEGREVTPNSLAEFAARYLNAARMGPDRIERWSEGASPHDATPSYCTDCQNMPECHQTFGAIDNYGLYPFTKTALWNAASRVDFSMPASLNPRILQNDLLVEVLDNFAPTIKSGEFPTLKLLDKLGGVKKLRLSAETELQSRNQHAAGRWKAFLEIYDGSGEIVNLPAPLRDAFGVPEIPNAAIAGVQDPADPDPEERPQPPVPPGPANPDDLGIEVWIRGAGLDQNIASKLRELLFPAIAEAIDWDMLGLARTDFAGRTGKIFQQTGIIFERQNTKPPSHLQLRLQIPADPKTGQALQGLLKADKDRFRWDFEEGDRALSGFLDCIEAWSDQVTSQLRTISSPSAKWNQSVAALQLLCVGAAIIGRLKPSASIAEMIDAAFANWLEEPPASAPELRNLYGKIVKQRESLSSIARSQLSSMKGGRAGSMLEARLVVPPIRALRKAKWVLELEPPENDLGPVAKLYREVRTGLESATEAERAVRLSWIADMDAAFGVDANRASIVSALEAARQAAVNAGVATQNVSTPFAEALDQFRSTQFDAAVAAARELAQSDTALATLPNYGRGNRNAVDAGTLLRGATEKFFEAVERSLEAYGQDQNAGINDVEQSMKSIDKSLEDIVADLKILKQRKEPIDAR from the coding sequence ATGATGCGCAATTACCTGTGTTGGGACCCCGCCGCCGTTCGACGGGTTATCAACCCGTTTGCCGAGCACATGCCTGACAGCCTCTTTCGGGCGGTTCATAGTGATTGGGATCTGCGGGTGACACCACCTGTTGGAAAGTCTTTTCAAGAGATCACAGATAGCGCGTGGGCAGAGATGAAGCCAGCGGATTTTCTTCGTGACTTTCTTCGCGAGGAACGTCCCCATTCCCTTGCCGCTATCCTTGGCGAGACCGGGTCCGGAAAGTCTCACCTCGTTCACTGGATGCGATTGAATGTGCGCGAGGACGAGAAGCGGATGATACTCGTCGTTCGCAAGTCCGGCACGAGTCTGCGCGCCATTGTTCGCGACATCATCGGCAGACTGCCAGCAGATCAACAGCAGAGCTTTCTTGATACGTTCAATGCTGCGGGCGATGGGGTGATGAGCCGTGAGAATCGGAAGCACGAACTGCTCAACCATCTTGCTCAAGCCATTCGTGAGGATCAAGTCCCGCGCAACGCTAGCGAACTTGAAGCAGCACTGGTTCTATCCTTGCCGCACCTTCTTCAAGATCCATACATGCGAAAGCAGCATTTCCTCCGTGACGACAGGGTCATCGGAGCGATCGTGGATCACATCTTCGCCGATTCCAATGCAAAAAACCGGCCTGATCGACGCCAATTATTCAGTGCGGAGGACCTGGAACTTGGGGGTATGGACTTCGTGAACGCGACCAGACTCGCGAAGGATGCGATTGATCTTGTCGAGCTAAACCGAGCGGAGAATCTCCCAATTGCAATCGATATTATCAACCGCAACCTCGACCCGGCAGTCGCGCGGACGCTGAGTTTCTCCGGCGATCGAGTCGAGGAACTCATGGCGCGCCTGCGAACTTACCTCAAGACGCAAGATCGTGAGTTGATTCTCCTGGTAGAGGAGTTTGCGCGACTGCAAGGCATAGATCGTGCGCTTCTTCAAGCGATCACCTCCCAAGGTGACGAGCGCCAGTGCCGTATGCGTACCGCAATCGCAGTTTCGACAGGTTTCTTCCAGAGCGTTGCGGCAACCGCCTATATGCGCACTACCCACATCGTAGATATGGATCGCTCTGCCGGCCACGCCGAAGGTCGAGAAGTAACCCCAAATTCACTCGCCGAATTCGCTGCACGATACTTGAACGCGGCCAGAATGGGCCCCGACCGAATTGAGCGTTGGAGTGAGGGTGCGTCACCTCACGATGCGACTCCATCCTATTGCACCGACTGTCAAAACATGCCGGAATGTCATCAGACTTTTGGCGCGATCGACAACTACGGCCTTTATCCGTTCACCAAGACTGCCTTATGGAACGCCGCTTCGCGCGTAGACTTTTCAATGCCCGCGAGCCTCAATCCTCGGATTCTGCAGAACGATCTATTGGTGGAAGTGCTTGACAACTTCGCACCCACAATCAAGTCCGGCGAGTTCCCAACACTGAAACTGCTCGACAAACTGGGAGGCGTAAAGAAGCTACGCCTGTCTGCTGAGACCGAATTGCAGTCCCGAAACCAGCACGCAGCAGGACGCTGGAAGGCATTCCTAGAGATTTATGACGGAAGCGGTGAGATCGTAAATCTCCCCGCTCCGCTGCGCGATGCCTTCGGCGTGCCCGAGATTCCGAACGCCGCGATAGCCGGCGTGCAGGACCCTGCTGACCCGGACCCTGAGGAGCGTCCACAGCCGCCCGTGCCCCCCGGTCCAGCGAACCCAGACGACCTTGGGATCGAGGTATGGATAAGGGGCGCAGGTCTCGATCAGAACATCGCGAGCAAGCTTCGCGAGTTGCTTTTTCCGGCCATCGCTGAAGCAATTGATTGGGACATGCTGGGACTTGCCCGTACGGATTTCGCAGGTAGGACGGGAAAGATCTTTCAGCAAACCGGCATCATCTTCGAGCGACAAAACACCAAGCCTCCGAGTCATCTACAGTTGAGACTCCAGATTCCTGCTGACCCGAAGACGGGTCAAGCTCTTCAAGGTCTGTTGAAGGCCGATAAGGACAGATTTCGTTGGGACTTCGAGGAAGGGGATCGGGCACTTTCCGGATTCCTCGACTGCATTGAAGCTTGGTCCGACCAAGTAACCTCGCAGTTGCGTACCATCAGTAGTCCGTCCGCGAAGTGGAACCAGTCAGTCGCGGCATTACAGTTGCTGTGTGTTGGAGCAGCGATCATAGGGCGGCTGAAGCCAAGTGCGTCGATAGCCGAGATGATCGACGCAGCATTTGCCAACTGGCTCGAAGAGCCTCCGGCCTCGGCGCCGGAACTGCGAAACTTGTACGGGAAAATTGTCAAGCAGCGCGAGTCGTTGTCGTCCATTGCACGGTCACAGCTATCCAGCATGAAAGGCGGACGCGCAGGTTCGATGCTCGAGGCTCGTCTCGTCGTTCCCCCCATTCGTGCTCTCAGAAAGGCTAAGTGGGTTCTTGAGTTAGAGCCCCCTGAAAACGATTTAGGTCCAGTCGCCAAACTCTATCGCGAGGTTCGGACAGGCTTAGAGAGCGCCACGGAGGCGGAACGGGCAGTCCGTCTAAGTTGGATCGCAGACATGGATGCTGCATTTGGTGTGGACGCAAATCGCGCCTCGATTGTGAGTGCGCTCGAAGCGGCCCGCCAGGCGGCAGTAAACGCAGGAGTTGCGACTCAAAATGTCAGTACACCGTTCGCCGAAGCCTTGGACCAGTTCAGATCTACGCAGTTCGACGCTGCCGTTGCGGCGGCTCGGGAGTTGGCCCAGTCCGATACTGCGCTCGCGACTCTACCAAATTATGGTCGTGGAAATCGAAACGCCGTTGACGCAGGCACTTTGCTTCGCGGTGCCACTGAAAAGTTTTTCGAGGCGGTTGAGCGTAGTCTCGAAGCGTATGGCCAGGATCAAAACGCAGGCATCAACGACGTTGAACAAAGTATGAAATCAATCGACAAATCTCTCGAGGATATTGTGGCCGATTTGAAGATTCTCAAACAGCGGAAGGAGCCGATTGATGCTCGTTGA
- the dpdD gene encoding protein DpdD: MIAVDLEKSKSIATRLRILDECGTFPSEISDECIQLMSTIADPDFPGALIPEARVGGSLRVIAAASPSDWRRLRPVLQAFAGPTITSFNGFPVELLDKNGIGAVLSELGPQVTAVMSVPVGAQTRKSALRALIRMRETFARAPQHSKSAPEPTSWLLARFQDHLNIGRRDAAALLLDRLRDEFRLDALNLRSLQVQLLATFDDWTAITDLRGFANLAVARKTPAVAALLLEALYQVHLSTSFDGDEPQSTERIYSQKVRPLALTMLTLPAPSSLRDGGWRLFGLEALVSPEREELQPALDARKDILGWLANRLAPIAHKPLPPLSPIDQARELVVASVDSESVDLLAAALSAVARLNDDQRLELARAEPFSSALRAIEAETTQVDLPTSWLAWLARAANPTFTNALEVARFGAEEWLIADEASDPTYVRALIDGLGAAQGDELAAERTFQALPFIVASIKRDPGFPSPALAKVYANLITLLALGASRSGAVYDSSQILIEGLLASGLGVRDYKALIADVEELAGEALGVDMIFWTLEVIEAFMRNTSPDSAAREALLHRMLARIAGVRTRLSSLQLAALRRLAEEFGWTSEILGITADQVGQDNFATRLSNKKVAIYSLLEGASRQAKVALEAAAPGVEVECNADHVGTSRLRALARNSDIFVIAWAAAKHSATEFIREHRGDRTLLYAQGKGFSSLLRALEDHFRLAHRPLIER; encoded by the coding sequence ATGATTGCAGTCGACCTGGAGAAGTCCAAATCTATCGCGACACGACTTCGAATTCTAGATGAATGCGGGACATTTCCCTCCGAGATAAGCGACGAGTGCATCCAGCTTATGTCGACTATCGCCGATCCGGATTTTCCGGGGGCATTGATCCCAGAGGCACGCGTCGGCGGAAGCCTGCGGGTGATTGCGGCGGCTTCACCCTCAGATTGGCGGCGACTGCGTCCTGTGCTTCAGGCATTTGCAGGACCTACCATCACGTCCTTTAATGGATTCCCCGTAGAACTCTTGGACAAGAATGGAATCGGCGCAGTCTTGAGTGAACTCGGACCGCAAGTAACTGCCGTGATGTCAGTACCGGTCGGGGCGCAAACTCGAAAGAGCGCACTTCGCGCACTGATTCGCATGCGAGAGACTTTCGCGCGAGCGCCTCAACACAGCAAATCTGCTCCAGAGCCGACGAGTTGGTTGCTGGCTCGCTTTCAGGATCATCTGAATATTGGCCGGCGAGATGCCGCGGCGTTGTTGCTTGATCGTCTGCGAGATGAATTCAGACTCGATGCACTGAATCTTAGATCACTCCAAGTTCAACTACTCGCTACCTTCGATGACTGGACGGCCATAACTGATCTACGAGGATTCGCAAATCTCGCTGTAGCCCGCAAAACTCCTGCCGTCGCAGCGTTGCTCCTCGAAGCACTCTATCAGGTACATCTTTCGACCTCTTTTGATGGAGACGAACCTCAGTCCACGGAGAGGATCTATTCCCAAAAAGTTAGACCACTCGCACTCACGATGTTGACACTCCCAGCACCGTCCTCTCTTCGGGACGGAGGTTGGCGGTTGTTCGGTCTGGAGGCCCTCGTGTCTCCAGAACGTGAAGAGCTTCAGCCCGCGCTTGATGCGAGGAAGGACATACTGGGCTGGCTTGCAAATCGATTAGCGCCAATCGCGCATAAACCGCTTCCTCCGCTTTCCCCGATCGATCAGGCCCGCGAACTGGTCGTTGCCAGCGTAGATTCCGAGAGCGTAGATCTGTTGGCCGCAGCATTGTCTGCCGTCGCCCGCCTAAATGACGACCAGCGGCTTGAGCTTGCCAGGGCAGAGCCCTTCTCGTCGGCATTGCGGGCCATTGAAGCGGAAACAACGCAGGTCGATCTGCCGACCTCTTGGCTGGCTTGGCTGGCGCGTGCTGCCAATCCAACCTTTACAAACGCGCTCGAAGTGGCGCGCTTTGGTGCCGAAGAGTGGTTAATCGCGGATGAAGCGAGCGATCCAACGTATGTCCGAGCACTGATCGATGGCCTTGGAGCCGCACAGGGTGACGAACTGGCCGCTGAACGGACCTTCCAAGCATTGCCATTCATCGTTGCATCAATCAAACGAGATCCCGGCTTCCCGTCGCCGGCTCTTGCGAAAGTTTATGCCAACCTGATCACACTTCTAGCCCTAGGAGCATCCCGGAGCGGGGCAGTGTATGACTCCAGTCAGATCTTGATCGAAGGTCTACTTGCCTCAGGTCTGGGCGTGCGAGACTACAAGGCGCTCATCGCCGACGTCGAAGAATTGGCTGGCGAAGCTTTGGGCGTTGACATGATTTTCTGGACTCTCGAGGTGATTGAGGCATTCATGCGAAACACTTCTCCGGATTCTGCTGCCCGCGAAGCATTGTTGCATAGAATGCTAGCGCGGATTGCGGGGGTCCGAACCCGGCTGAGCAGCCTGCAACTCGCCGCGCTGAGACGCCTCGCCGAGGAGTTTGGATGGACGTCCGAAATACTGGGTATCACAGCGGATCAAGTCGGCCAGGATAATTTCGCGACTCGTCTCAGCAACAAGAAGGTGGCAATCTACTCACTTTTGGAGGGAGCAAGCCGCCAGGCAAAGGTAGCGCTGGAGGCTGCTGCGCCAGGCGTAGAAGTTGAATGCAACGCCGATCATGTTGGCACATCTCGTCTTCGCGCTCTGGCTCGGAATAGCGA
- the dpdK gene encoding phospholipase D-like domain-containing protein DpdK, which produces MTNYPSRDLHGPAQARAVRDLFQSIFAAELISPSPKLWLFFAWISDVEILDNSARRFASLEPDWPAAPIRLSQVLGALLARGVQVRLIIREHGHNEYFIARLRSLKESFGDHLKWRVERDFHAKGLLGVDYFLSGSMNLTLNGISVNGEHLVLRTDPSAIAEQAEQLELQWEGLLK; this is translated from the coding sequence ATGACCAACTATCCCTCTCGTGATCTTCATGGACCGGCGCAGGCTCGAGCTGTGCGCGACTTGTTTCAAAGCATATTTGCTGCGGAGCTAATTAGCCCTAGCCCTAAACTCTGGTTGTTCTTTGCGTGGATATCTGATGTTGAAATTCTGGACAATTCGGCTCGTCGATTTGCCTCGCTCGAGCCAGATTGGCCTGCCGCTCCGATACGCCTGTCCCAAGTTCTCGGAGCACTCTTGGCACGTGGTGTTCAAGTGCGCCTCATTATCAGAGAGCACGGTCACAACGAGTATTTCATCGCGCGCCTTCGTTCCCTCAAGGAGAGCTTTGGAGACCACTTGAAGTGGCGGGTGGAGAGGGACTTCCATGCTAAGGGTCTCTTGGGTGTCGACTATTTTCTAAGCGGATCAATGAATCTGACCCTAAACGGCATTTCGGTGAACGGAGAACACCTCGTGCTCCGCACCGATCCGAGCGCCATCGCAGAGCAAGCGGAGCAGTTGGAACTGCAATGGGAGGGACTTCTCAAATGA